One Microlunatus soli genomic window carries:
- a CDS encoding GOLPH3/VPS74 family protein: MAGRRAAGGSASGRRAFWRPIPWWLAIPFAIVFGVLAVVVAEVADDRPMRPDVGYVVSQPDFCHIGVAADPDADRPDVTISSKSGDSCTRWDKGTRLYYNAAAPRVPPGQTPGTGNRAWGIAILVILAAIGVASAVHDLVLRRRRRAARDSQAAELAVRPLSPGKTYDRISTAEDLVSIALDPGAGRVALGGSDRVLGGALLVDLARAGAVTVTGTSAGTRVEVLSSVELEDPMLRAAQWRLRSQGLEGEQPENWRERLLLSWFERRNTKPLKIGEACSRLTGEHLDLPAGEVRRQVLDRVTSSGAVESGTHQIDSYTTSQPAPLDELRADLQAVLRGERAPDQRTGSLIALLDATGRLDLLGTRTEIDPRGVADGEWADDSVRAIISGVRAPQGS; encoded by the coding sequence ATGGCCGGCCGACGTGCGGCAGGCGGCTCCGCGTCGGGGCGACGGGCCTTCTGGCGGCCGATTCCCTGGTGGCTCGCGATCCCGTTCGCGATCGTGTTCGGCGTGCTCGCCGTCGTCGTCGCCGAGGTGGCCGATGATCGGCCGATGCGGCCGGATGTCGGCTACGTGGTCAGCCAGCCCGACTTCTGCCACATCGGCGTCGCCGCGGATCCGGACGCCGACCGTCCCGACGTGACGATCAGTTCCAAGTCGGGCGACTCCTGCACCCGGTGGGACAAGGGCACCCGTCTCTATTACAACGCAGCTGCGCCGCGTGTGCCGCCCGGCCAGACGCCGGGCACCGGCAACCGGGCCTGGGGGATCGCGATCCTCGTGATTCTGGCGGCGATCGGTGTGGCGTCGGCGGTGCACGACCTGGTCCTCCGTCGCCGTCGGCGCGCAGCCCGGGACAGCCAGGCCGCCGAGCTCGCGGTGCGGCCACTGTCACCCGGCAAGACGTACGACCGGATCTCCACTGCCGAGGATCTGGTCAGCATTGCCCTCGATCCCGGCGCCGGTCGGGTGGCGCTGGGCGGGTCCGATCGCGTGCTCGGCGGTGCATTGCTGGTCGACCTCGCCCGAGCCGGTGCCGTCACGGTCACCGGCACGTCGGCCGGCACCCGAGTCGAGGTCCTGTCGTCGGTCGAACTGGAAGATCCGATGCTGCGTGCCGCGCAGTGGCGCTTGCGTAGTCAGGGCCTGGAGGGTGAGCAGCCGGAGAACTGGCGGGAGCGGCTGCTCCTCAGCTGGTTCGAACGCCGTAACACCAAACCGCTCAAGATCGGTGAGGCCTGCTCCCGGCTCACCGGCGAACACCTCGACCTACCCGCAGGCGAGGTCCGACGCCAGGTGCTCGACCGCGTGACGTCGTCCGGCGCCGTGGAATCCGGCACCCACCAGATCGACAGCTACACAACCTCGCAGCCGGCGCCCCTCGACGAACTCCGTGCCGACCTGCAGGCCGTGCTCCGCGGCGAACGAGCTCCGGATCAGCGCACCGGATCACTGATCGCACTGTTGGACGCCACCGGGAGGCTCGACCTACTCGGCACCCGGACCGAGATCGATCCGCGCGGCGTCGCCGACGGCGAGTGGGCCGATGACAGCGTACGCGCGATCATCTCCGGTGTCCGAGCACCGCAGGGGTCCTGA
- a CDS encoding nuclear transport factor 2 family protein codes for MTSEIRALLDRYHRAMITFDADAFADLYAADGVHEFPFRTPDGTQRLVGRDKIRSYYRRLWAEPPVRLDRIEDRASHQVSDTVIINEWHGTGRHRNTTEGFELNGVIVLSARNGELDLVRDYMDVYGLISQTPRPE; via the coding sequence ATGACTTCTGAGATCCGGGCCCTGCTGGACCGCTACCACCGCGCCATGATCACCTTCGACGCCGATGCGTTCGCCGATCTGTACGCTGCCGACGGCGTCCACGAATTCCCGTTCCGTACGCCGGACGGCACCCAGCGACTGGTCGGACGGGACAAGATCCGCAGCTACTACCGGCGGCTCTGGGCCGAACCTCCGGTCCGGCTGGACCGGATCGAGGACCGCGCCAGCCACCAGGTGTCGGACACCGTGATCATCAACGAGTGGCACGGCACCGGCCGACACCGCAATACCACCGAGGGCTTCGAGCTCAACGGAGTGATCGTGCTGTCGGCTCGGAACGGCGAGCTCGACCTGGTCCGCGACTACATGGACGTCTATGGTCTGATCTCCCAGACTCCACGGCCCGAATGA
- a CDS encoding shikimate dehydrogenase, with protein MTVRCAVLGSPIEHSLSPALHRAAYAELGLTDWEYQRHRVEAAELAGFVSGLDSSWRGLSLTMPLKAVALELGEPDELAVLAGAANTMIFAGSRRTVHNTDVGGLVSAFGAAGVTSIDAATVLGSGATARSSIISAARMGATRVGLMARRPDHARQTLSGLADRLGVRLEVVAWSSEVPAADVLISTVVGGAADPIADAAVAAAPVIFDVIYDPWPTALADAAEQHGRTVLNGLDLLVHQAVGQIELMTGRTVAVEVLHRAAVAG; from the coding sequence ATGACCGTACGCTGTGCGGTGCTCGGTTCCCCGATCGAGCATTCGCTGTCGCCGGCCCTGCACCGGGCTGCTTACGCCGAGCTCGGGCTGACCGACTGGGAATACCAACGCCATCGGGTCGAGGCGGCCGAGCTGGCCGGTTTCGTCAGCGGACTGGATTCCAGCTGGCGGGGGCTCAGCCTGACGATGCCACTGAAGGCGGTCGCGTTGGAGCTGGGTGAGCCGGACGAGCTGGCCGTGCTCGCCGGTGCAGCCAACACGATGATCTTCGCCGGTTCCCGGCGGACGGTGCACAACACCGACGTCGGCGGTCTGGTGTCGGCCTTCGGCGCCGCCGGTGTGACCTCGATCGATGCCGCGACCGTCCTGGGGTCCGGGGCGACCGCGCGGTCGTCGATCATCTCCGCAGCGCGGATGGGCGCCACCCGGGTCGGTCTGATGGCTCGCCGACCCGATCATGCTCGCCAGACCCTGTCCGGGCTCGCCGACCGGCTGGGGGTGCGGCTGGAGGTCGTCGCCTGGAGCTCGGAGGTGCCGGCCGCCGACGTGCTGATCTCGACCGTCGTCGGTGGTGCGGCCGATCCGATCGCCGACGCTGCGGTGGCCGCCGCCCCGGTGATCTTCGACGTGATCTACGACCCGTGGCCGACCGCCCTGGCCGACGCCGCCGAACAGCACGGCCGGACGGTGCTGAACGGACTTGATCTTCTGGTCCACCAGGCCGTCGGCCAGATCGAACTGATGACCGGCCGCACCGTCGCGGTGGAGGTGCTGCACCGCGCCGCTGTGGCAGGGTGA
- the ruvX gene encoding Holliday junction resolvase RuvX encodes MRRGRRLGIDWGDARIGVAVSDPDGLLASPLDFVPAGDGELDRILELVGEYEPLELVVGLPRSLNGTEGPAAVKVRGKAADLAAALHRSADSDTAGRDTPGIRLVDERLSTVTASRRLRAGGKSAKAQRRLIDSEAAREILDRALDAERASGTPPGQLLSGSEPASESDVDS; translated from the coding sequence GTGAGGAGGGGGCGCCGGCTCGGCATCGACTGGGGTGACGCCCGGATCGGTGTCGCGGTCAGCGACCCGGACGGTCTGCTCGCCTCCCCGCTGGACTTCGTACCGGCCGGGGACGGCGAGCTGGACCGGATCCTCGAGCTGGTCGGCGAGTACGAACCGCTGGAGCTGGTGGTCGGACTGCCGCGTTCGCTGAACGGGACCGAGGGTCCGGCGGCGGTCAAGGTCCGCGGCAAGGCCGCCGACCTGGCGGCCGCCCTGCACCGATCCGCCGATTCGGACACGGCCGGCCGCGACACGCCGGGGATCCGCCTGGTCGACGAGCGACTGTCGACCGTGACGGCGAGCCGACGGCTCCGGGCAGGCGGAAAATCGGCCAAAGCACAGCGTCGGTTGATCGACTCCGAGGCTGCCCGGGAGATCCTGGATCGAGCACTGGACGCCGAGCGTGCGAGCGGCACGCCGCCAGGCCAGTTACTATCAGGCAGCGAGCCAGCTAGCGAATCGGACGTCGATTCGTAA
- a CDS encoding PfkB family carbohydrate kinase, protein MGGRVIVLGSLSQDLHLQMQRHPTTGETVMSGDIEYRYGGKGANQAVAAARAGAVSFFVGRVGADQVGADYRKRLATYGVDTSRLAVSDDAPTGTAIIYLNADHDNMIVVAPGANFRVGTADLDALDDLGPEDVLLMPLELKPDVVIAAVDRARAAGARIILNLAPYIDLPAETLAACDPVIVNELEHDLLQRSGLSCPSLLITRGTEGSQWGGLTVPAQQVEAVDTTGAGDAYCGTLAARLVRGDDPAVAMAAASAAAAANVQHPGAQPPTDQL, encoded by the coding sequence GTGGGCGGACGGGTGATCGTGCTGGGGTCGCTGAGTCAGGATCTGCACCTGCAGATGCAGCGGCACCCGACGACCGGGGAGACCGTGATGTCGGGCGACATCGAGTACCGGTACGGCGGCAAGGGAGCCAATCAGGCGGTGGCGGCGGCGCGGGCCGGGGCGGTCAGCTTCTTCGTCGGACGGGTCGGGGCCGATCAGGTCGGTGCCGACTACCGGAAGCGGCTGGCCACGTACGGGGTGGACACCTCCCGGCTGGCGGTCAGCGACGACGCACCGACCGGCACCGCGATCATCTATCTGAACGCCGATCACGACAACATGATCGTCGTCGCGCCGGGAGCCAACTTCCGGGTCGGCACCGCCGATCTGGACGCTCTGGATGATCTTGGTCCGGAGGATGTGTTGCTGATGCCGTTGGAGCTGAAGCCCGACGTGGTGATCGCCGCCGTGGACCGGGCGCGCGCCGCCGGCGCCCGGATCATCCTGAACCTGGCGCCCTACATCGACCTGCCCGCCGAGACCCTCGCTGCCTGCGATCCGGTGATCGTCAACGAACTCGAGCACGATCTGCTGCAACGATCCGGCCTGAGCTGTCCGAGCCTGTTGATCACCCGCGGCACCGAAGGCTCGCAGTGGGGCGGACTGACCGTGCCGGCGCAGCAGGTCGAGGCGGTCGACACCACCGGCGCCGGCGACGCCTACTGCGGCACGTTGGCCGCGCGACTGGTCCGCGGCGACGACCCGGCGGTCGCGATGGCCGCGGCCTCGGCAGCGGCCGCCGCCAACGTCCAGCATCCCGGCGCTCAACCACCGACCGATCAGCTGTAG
- the mltG gene encoding endolytic transglycosylase MltG, whose protein sequence is MTSLLDQEPEQRSKTALKSGRGCLAALVALAVLVVGGFFAWQKASAYVQNALATPDYTNAKGVKDITVRVPDGATLTSIGVQLEKADVIKSTKAFSKAIGEFDGQPTVQAGNYKLRTQLPAATALDRLTTPEKYRIRKQVQVLEGMRLSQQIATLAKQTKIPTKNYRAALAKPQSLGLPSYAKNKPEGFLFPDTYELTDTSSATAVLKQMTARYGQVADDINIEGRAKAMNKSPYEVVIVASIIEAEVNRDADRPKVARVLYNRLGKGMKLQLDSTVLYAVHKSGKLTTTDADRANKSAYNTYVHAGLPPGPIAAPGKRALQAAANPTAGGWYYWVAVNPDTGETKFAKTKAEHDRYVREFQAWCHAHRGKC, encoded by the coding sequence GTGACTTCTCTCCTCGACCAGGAGCCCGAGCAGCGCAGCAAGACCGCCCTGAAGAGCGGCCGCGGCTGCCTGGCGGCTCTGGTGGCGTTGGCCGTGCTGGTGGTCGGCGGCTTCTTCGCCTGGCAGAAGGCCTCGGCGTACGTGCAGAACGCGTTGGCCACGCCGGACTACACCAACGCCAAGGGAGTCAAGGACATCACCGTCCGGGTGCCGGACGGCGCCACCCTGACCTCGATCGGGGTGCAACTGGAGAAGGCCGACGTGATCAAGTCCACCAAGGCGTTCAGCAAGGCGATCGGCGAGTTCGACGGGCAGCCGACGGTCCAGGCGGGCAACTACAAGCTGCGCACCCAGCTGCCGGCCGCGACGGCGCTGGATCGGCTGACCACACCGGAGAAGTACCGGATCCGTAAGCAGGTCCAGGTGCTGGAGGGGATGCGGCTCAGCCAGCAGATCGCGACGCTGGCCAAGCAGACCAAGATCCCGACCAAGAATTACCGTGCCGCGCTGGCCAAGCCGCAGAGCCTGGGACTGCCGAGTTATGCCAAGAACAAGCCGGAGGGCTTCCTGTTCCCCGACACCTACGAACTGACCGACACCTCGTCGGCCACCGCGGTGTTGAAGCAGATGACCGCCCGCTACGGTCAGGTCGCCGACGACATCAACATCGAGGGCCGGGCGAAGGCGATGAACAAGTCGCCGTACGAGGTCGTCATCGTGGCCAGCATCATCGAGGCCGAGGTCAACCGGGACGCCGATCGACCCAAGGTCGCCCGGGTGCTCTACAACCGGCTCGGCAAGGGCATGAAGCTGCAACTGGACTCCACCGTGCTGTACGCGGTGCACAAGTCCGGCAAGCTGACCACCACCGACGCCGACCGGGCCAACAAATCGGCCTACAACACCTACGTCCACGCCGGTCTGCCGCCGGGCCCGATCGCCGCGCCCGGCAAGCGGGCGCTGCAGGCCGCGGCCAACCCGACCGCGGGCGGTTGGTACTACTGGGTCGCGGTCAACCCGGACACCGGTGAGACCAAGTTCGCCAAGACCAAGGCCGAACACGACCGGTACGTCCGCGAGTTCCAGGCCTGGTGTCACGCCCACCGGGGCAAGTGCTGA
- a CDS encoding ABC transporter substrate-binding protein, with amino-acid sequence MRRHSRPFAVVAIIAALALIMTGCQRGAGGGDDKLTVALISKGFQHQFWQAVKAGAEERAKELGVEMTFDGPASETEVDAQLQMFQTAIDRHPDAIGFAALDPEACIPQMEAAKTADIPVVEFDAGCDSDIPVNISKTDSKVAGATAAEHMAKELKGKGEVGIVGHSQVNSTGVERRDGFVEKIKSDYPGIKIVDIQYGDGDHLKSADIAKAMIAGHPQLKGLYGTNEGSAIGIVNAVKELNLADGKLTVVGFDSGKAQIDAIKSGAMTGAMTQDPRGIGRSVLESAVKAAKGEQLKKTIDTGSYWYDKSNIDDPKIKKMLYS; translated from the coding sequence ATGAGAAGGCACAGCAGACCGTTCGCCGTAGTGGCGATCATCGCCGCCCTGGCATTGATCATGACCGGCTGCCAACGTGGCGCCGGAGGTGGTGACGACAAGCTCACCGTCGCACTGATCTCCAAGGGCTTCCAGCATCAGTTCTGGCAGGCGGTGAAGGCCGGAGCGGAAGAGCGCGCCAAGGAGCTCGGGGTCGAGATGACCTTCGACGGCCCGGCCTCGGAGACCGAGGTGGACGCCCAGTTGCAGATGTTCCAGACCGCGATCGACCGGCATCCCGACGCGATCGGTTTCGCCGCCCTCGATCCGGAGGCCTGCATCCCGCAGATGGAGGCGGCCAAGACCGCCGACATCCCGGTGGTCGAGTTCGACGCCGGCTGCGATTCCGACATCCCGGTGAACATCTCCAAGACCGACTCCAAGGTGGCCGGCGCGACCGCGGCCGAGCACATGGCCAAGGAGCTGAAGGGCAAGGGCGAGGTCGGCATCGTCGGCCACAGCCAGGTCAATTCCACCGGGGTCGAACGCCGGGACGGCTTCGTGGAGAAGATCAAGTCGGACTATCCCGGGATCAAGATCGTCGACATCCAGTACGGCGACGGTGATCATCTCAAGTCCGCCGACATCGCCAAGGCGATGATCGCCGGTCACCCGCAACTGAAGGGCCTGTACGGGACCAACGAGGGTTCGGCGATCGGCATCGTGAATGCGGTCAAGGAACTCAACCTGGCCGACGGCAAGCTGACGGTGGTCGGGTTCGACTCCGGCAAGGCACAGATCGACGCGATCAAGTCGGGTGCGATGACCGGTGCGATGACCCAGGATCCGCGCGGCATCGGGCGTTCGGTGTTGGAGTCGGCGGTGAAGGCTGCCAAGGGCGAGCAGCTGAAGAAGACGATCGACACCGGCTCCTACTGGTACGACAAGTCCAACATCGACGATCCCAAGATCAAGAAGATGCTCTACAGCTGA
- a CDS encoding DUF948 domain-containing protein, producing MSIGEIAGLIAAIAFAILVILFAVPLLKLGRVLEEVRLAVRDIGHESVPVLTEVQGTVRATNEELAKLSVVTEDLARVSQHATVVSENAANMATLFSATLGGPMVKTAAFTYGIRKAIRGEGKSTGRRKK from the coding sequence ATGTCCATAGGAGAGATTGCCGGTCTGATCGCGGCGATCGCGTTTGCGATCCTGGTGATCCTCTTTGCGGTGCCGCTGCTCAAACTGGGCCGGGTGCTGGAGGAGGTCCGGCTGGCTGTCCGTGACATCGGACACGAGAGTGTGCCGGTGCTGACCGAGGTGCAGGGCACCGTCCGGGCGACCAACGAGGAGCTGGCCAAGCTGTCGGTGGTCACCGAGGATCTGGCGCGCGTCAGCCAGCACGCGACCGTGGTCAGCGAGAACGCCGCCAACATGGCGACGCTGTTCTCCGCCACCCTCGGCGGCCCGATGGTGAAGACCGCTGCATTCACCTACGGCATCCGGAAGGCGATCCGCGGCGAGGGCAAGAGCACCGGGCGGCGGAAGAAATGA
- a CDS encoding TetR family transcriptional regulator — MATSRTVQRERTRSRIAEQASRLFGERGYDRTTVRDIASAAAVDPALVLHYFGSKRALFRLVIGGPGADPVQVGDPTEFVLSNLRGKLDDRTGAVLSQLRSILTNPDAADHARGQLTRVAEALAAELPDRSDDGSGYPDASGPRGEPSRSAVQRAHLLLASTLGVTIARQLLAVDELASLSPDDITALLRPAVDALTRV; from the coding sequence ATGGCGACCAGTCGAACAGTGCAACGGGAACGGACGCGCAGCCGGATCGCCGAGCAGGCGAGTCGGCTCTTCGGGGAGCGCGGCTACGACCGGACCACGGTCCGCGACATCGCTTCGGCCGCCGCGGTCGACCCGGCGCTGGTGCTGCACTACTTCGGCAGCAAGCGGGCCTTGTTCCGCCTCGTGATCGGTGGTCCCGGCGCCGACCCGGTGCAGGTCGGCGATCCGACCGAGTTCGTGCTGTCCAACCTGCGCGGCAAACTCGACGACCGGACCGGGGCAGTGCTGTCCCAGCTGCGATCGATCCTGACCAATCCGGACGCGGCCGATCATGCCCGCGGTCAACTGACCCGGGTCGCCGAGGCGCTGGCCGCCGAACTGCCCGACCGCTCCGATGATGGATCCGGATACCCTGACGCTTCCGGGCCGCGCGGGGAGCCCAGCCGGTCGGCGGTCCAGCGGGCGCACCTGCTGTTGGCCAGCACGCTCGGCGTGACGATTGCCCGTCAGTTGCTGGCCGTCGACGAACTGGCGTCGCTGTCGCCCGACGACATCACCGCCCTGCTCCGACCAGCGGTCGATGCGCTGACCCGGGTGTGA
- a CDS encoding Imm1 family immunity protein produces MTDLAAGVTRYPAGAAAGRMPRVLWLVGGLCFVVGVVAAFVTGGDPRWIAGIAAVGILLPLVSLLLPWWLRPVLLIGVTVAAGLSVDRIGIESTGWDWGRDRDLAYAACYFGSLILGLALLWKASDRRAWRRRLASAEGAPPSGQDPTGGRKIGRLLIWSDRKYEYEVADPSVEAALQAVRALDGENHTLVSIHIGRGELDVGGDAAGTMIIQQSDNRRSWRNGYQVADPAVIDRKTDPWADGRPKINITYAGADKVYPDQLLTTLPAAEAAVRSWVERAERDRSLNWWRMPGWDGLQRPPALQERDTPGGSSGSGDTDASHGL; encoded by the coding sequence ATGACTGACCTAGCGGCGGGAGTGACCCGATATCCGGCCGGAGCAGCGGCGGGGCGGATGCCGCGCGTCCTCTGGCTGGTCGGCGGCCTGTGTTTTGTGGTCGGGGTGGTGGCAGCGTTCGTCACCGGCGGCGACCCGCGCTGGATCGCGGGGATCGCAGCGGTCGGCATCCTGCTGCCGCTGGTATCGCTGCTGCTGCCGTGGTGGCTGAGGCCGGTCCTCCTGATCGGTGTCACCGTGGCGGCCGGCCTGTCAGTCGACCGGATCGGCATCGAGAGCACGGGCTGGGACTGGGGCCGCGACCGGGATCTGGCGTACGCGGCCTGCTACTTCGGCTCGTTGATCCTGGGACTTGCCTTGCTCTGGAAGGCCAGCGACCGCCGCGCCTGGCGACGCCGGCTCGCCAGTGCCGAGGGTGCGCCGCCATCGGGACAGGACCCGACCGGCGGGCGCAAGATCGGGCGGCTGTTGATCTGGAGCGACCGGAAGTACGAATACGAAGTCGCCGACCCGAGCGTCGAGGCCGCTCTGCAGGCGGTGCGTGCGCTGGACGGCGAAAACCACACGCTGGTCTCGATCCACATCGGTCGCGGCGAACTGGACGTCGGCGGCGACGCCGCCGGCACCATGATCATCCAGCAGTCCGACAACCGCCGTAGTTGGCGCAACGGCTATCAGGTCGCCGACCCAGCGGTGATCGACCGCAAGACCGACCCGTGGGCGGATGGCCGACCCAAGATCAACATCACCTACGCTGGCGCTGACAAGGTCTATCCCGACCAACTGCTGACGACGCTGCCGGCCGCCGAAGCAGCGGTGCGCAGCTGGGTGGAGCGAGCCGAGCGGGATCGTTCGCTGAACTGGTGGCGGATGCCTGGCTGGGACGGTCTGCAACGTCCGCCGGCTTTGCAGGAGCGGGACACTCCGGGCGGATCGAGCGGCTCGGGCGACACCGACGCCTCGCACGGACTCTGA
- the alaS gene encoding alanine--tRNA ligase yields the protein MKTAEIRRRFLDFFTSRGHHEVPSSPLIYNDPTLLFVNAGMVPFKPYFTGAEPNPWSRATSVQKCIRTGDIEEVGKTTRHGTFFQMNGNFSFGDYFKDGAIRYAWELLTKPQEAGGLGFDPATIWVSVLKGDDETRGLWRAIAGLPDEHIQDRGLKDNYWSMGVPGPGGPTSEIFIDRGPEYGPDGGPEVDEDRFLEIWNLVFMQEELSAVRAKDDFDVLRPLPRKNIDTGMGIERVALLLQGVDNFYEIDEVYPVLDRAAELAGKRYGANHDDDVRLRVVADHVRSGLMLISDGVTPGNEARGYVLRRLLRRVVRSMRLLGVNGPTFGELFPISRDAMKGSYPELETDWQRISEVAYGEEEAFGRTLTSGTQIFDQAVTDARKSQQTSLSGERAFQLHDTYGFPIDLTLEMAGEQGLNVDEAGFRRLMDEQRQRAKADAKAKKGDAQAVQAYAQLRDRGETPFTGFRTLAGESAVRGIVSGGELTEVAQAGDRVELVLEETPFYPESGGQSGDHGRITTPDGTVLEITDVQRPIKGLLVHHATVVEGELRSGQNVRTEVDPQWRLGACQAHSATHVIHEALHEILGPTALQRGSFNRPGYMRLDFAWGNSVSESEREKIEHIANTAIRDDLGVTATEMALAEARESGAIGLFGEVYGDVVRVVDMGEGWSREMCAGTHVQQSAQVGLIAVNSESSVGSGIRRVEAFVGMEAFQQLAQERALVHGLTETLNVQPDQLMDRINRMVGQLKDAERQIAELKSANLGTQIEPILAAGKDMWGVTFIARQVDGVSGGDLRNLVTQVRDRVQDKPAVVCLIGGTADKPSVVIATTEGARYRKLRAGDLVNTATQALGGRGGGRDDIAQGGGSDGAKAADALRDVEYAVGHVLQTP from the coding sequence ATGAAAACCGCCGAGATCCGGCGCCGCTTCCTGGACTTCTTCACGTCCCGCGGCCACCACGAGGTGCCCAGCTCGCCACTGATCTACAACGACCCGACCCTGCTCTTCGTCAACGCCGGGATGGTCCCGTTCAAGCCGTACTTCACCGGTGCCGAACCGAATCCGTGGTCGCGGGCGACCAGCGTGCAGAAATGTATCCGGACCGGGGACATCGAAGAGGTCGGCAAGACCACCCGGCACGGCACGTTCTTCCAGATGAACGGCAACTTCTCCTTCGGCGACTACTTCAAGGACGGCGCGATCCGCTACGCCTGGGAGTTGCTGACCAAACCGCAGGAGGCCGGCGGCCTGGGCTTCGACCCGGCCACCATCTGGGTGTCGGTGCTGAAGGGTGACGACGAGACCCGTGGTCTGTGGCGGGCCATCGCGGGCCTGCCCGACGAGCACATCCAGGACCGCGGGCTGAAGGACAACTACTGGAGCATGGGCGTCCCCGGACCGGGCGGCCCGACCAGCGAGATCTTCATCGACCGCGGACCCGAGTACGGTCCCGACGGCGGCCCGGAGGTCGACGAGGACCGGTTCCTGGAGATCTGGAACCTGGTCTTCATGCAGGAAGAGCTGTCCGCGGTCCGCGCCAAGGACGACTTCGACGTGCTCCGTCCGCTGCCGCGCAAGAACATCGACACCGGGATGGGCATCGAGCGGGTCGCGTTGCTGCTGCAGGGCGTCGACAACTTCTACGAGATCGACGAGGTCTACCCGGTCCTGGACCGGGCGGCCGAGCTCGCCGGCAAGCGGTACGGCGCCAACCACGACGACGACGTACGGCTCCGGGTGGTCGCCGACCACGTCCGGTCCGGGCTGATGCTGATCAGCGACGGCGTCACCCCGGGCAACGAGGCGCGTGGTTACGTGCTGCGTCGGCTGTTGCGCCGAGTGGTCCGGTCGATGCGCCTGCTCGGCGTGAACGGCCCGACCTTCGGTGAGCTGTTCCCGATCAGCCGTGATGCGATGAAGGGTTCGTACCCGGAGTTGGAGACCGACTGGCAACGGATCAGCGAGGTCGCCTACGGCGAGGAGGAGGCGTTCGGCCGCACGCTCACCTCCGGTACCCAGATCTTCGATCAGGCGGTGACCGATGCCAGGAAGAGCCAGCAGACCTCGTTGAGCGGCGAGCGGGCCTTCCAGCTGCACGACACCTACGGCTTCCCGATCGATCTCACCCTGGAGATGGCGGGCGAGCAGGGGCTCAATGTCGACGAGGCCGGTTTCCGTCGGTTGATGGACGAGCAGCGGCAACGGGCGAAGGCCGACGCGAAGGCCAAGAAGGGCGATGCGCAGGCGGTCCAGGCCTACGCGCAGCTGCGTGATCGCGGCGAGACGCCGTTCACCGGATTCCGAACCCTGGCAGGGGAATCGGCGGTCCGCGGCATCGTCTCCGGCGGCGAGCTGACCGAGGTCGCCCAGGCCGGCGACCGGGTCGAGCTGGTGCTGGAGGAGACCCCGTTCTATCCCGAGTCCGGTGGCCAGTCCGGTGATCACGGACGGATCACCACCCCGGACGGCACGGTGTTGGAGATCACCGACGTGCAGCGCCCGATCAAGGGGCTGCTGGTGCACCATGCGACGGTCGTCGAGGGTGAGCTGCGGTCGGGGCAGAACGTCCGCACCGAGGTCGATCCGCAATGGCGGCTCGGCGCCTGCCAAGCCCATTCGGCGACCCACGTGATCCACGAGGCGCTGCACGAGATCCTCGGCCCGACGGCGCTGCAGCGGGGCTCGTTCAACCGGCCCGGCTACATGCGGCTGGACTTCGCCTGGGGCAACTCGGTCAGCGAGTCCGAACGGGAGAAGATCGAGCACATCGCCAACACCGCGATCCGGGACGATCTTGGTGTGACGGCGACCGAGATGGCGCTGGCCGAGGCCCGTGAGTCCGGTGCGATCGGCCTGTTCGGCGAGGTGTACGGCGACGTCGTCCGGGTGGTCGACATGGGTGAGGGCTGGTCCCGGGAGATGTGCGCCGGCACCCACGTCCAGCAGTCGGCGCAGGTCGGCCTGATCGCGGTGAACAGCGAGTCCTCGGTCGGTTCCGGGATCCGCCGGGTGGAGGCGTTCGTCGGGATGGAGGCCTTCCAGCAGTTGGCCCAGGAACGCGCGTTGGTGCACGGGCTGACCGAGACGCTGAACGTGCAGCCGGATCAGCTGATGGACCGGATCAACCGGATGGTCGGTCAACTGAAGGATGCCGAACGGCAGATCGCCGAGCTCAAGTCGGCCAACCTCGGCACCCAGATCGAGCCGATCCTGGCCGCCGGCAAGGACATGTGGGGCGTCACGTTCATCGCCCGGCAGGTCGACGGCGTCTCCGGCGGCGATCTGCGCAACCTGGTCACTCAGGTCCGTGACCGGGTGCAGGACAAGCCGGCCGTGGTCTGCCTGATCGGCGGCACCGCCGACAAACCGAGCGTGGTGATCGCGACCACCGAGGGTGCCCGCTACCGCAAGCTGCGGGCCGGCGACCTGGTCAACACCGCGACCCAGGCGCTCGGCGGCCGCGGCGGTGGCCGGGACGACATCGCCCAGGGCGGCGGCTCGGACGGTGCCAAAGCTGCCGACGCGCTGCGCGACGTCGAGTACGCCGTCGGTCACGTCCTGCAGACACCGTGA